A stretch of the Actinoalloteichus fjordicus genome encodes the following:
- a CDS encoding ribokinase yields MNRRADVVVVGSANADLVVTVARRPSAGETVLGDDVTTIPGGKGANQAVAAGRLGASVALLGAVGADQYGELLRESLRSANVDTGLLRTADRPTGNAFITLTPDGENTIVVSPGANASVLPADVAAASSEVAAAKVVVLSLEIPLETVRHAVEAASSAGVRVLLNLSPVASLDEETLGRLDPLVVNEHEAAWLLTARDSAQEDSAQDSAQEDSAQDSAQEDSAQDSAQEDSAREVSAQDSADAARYVEIARRLRALGPRSVVVTLGAKGAVTSDENGTTVIAAPEVRAVDSTGAGDAFAGALAVGLAADRPLADAAAFAARVAATAVTRVGAQPSYPTSNEVIS; encoded by the coding sequence ATGAACAGGCGAGCAGACGTGGTGGTGGTCGGGTCGGCCAACGCCGATCTCGTGGTCACGGTCGCCCGGCGACCCTCGGCGGGCGAGACGGTGCTGGGTGACGACGTGACCACGATCCCCGGTGGTAAGGGCGCGAATCAGGCGGTGGCGGCAGGCAGGCTCGGCGCTTCGGTCGCCCTGCTGGGTGCCGTCGGTGCCGATCAGTACGGCGAGCTTCTTCGCGAGTCGCTGCGGTCGGCGAACGTTGACACCGGCCTGCTGCGCACGGCGGATCGTCCCACCGGGAACGCCTTCATCACGCTGACGCCCGACGGCGAGAACACCATCGTGGTCTCGCCGGGGGCGAACGCCTCGGTGCTGCCCGCCGATGTGGCGGCGGCCTCTTCTGAGGTCGCCGCCGCCAAGGTGGTCGTCCTGTCGTTGGAGATCCCGCTGGAGACGGTGCGTCATGCCGTCGAGGCGGCCTCCTCGGCGGGAGTCCGGGTGTTGCTGAACCTCTCGCCGGTCGCCTCGCTCGACGAGGAGACGCTGGGCCGCCTCGATCCGCTGGTGGTGAACGAGCACGAGGCGGCGTGGCTGCTCACCGCGCGGGACTCGGCGCAGGAGGACTCAGCGCAGGACTCGGCGCAGGAGGACTCAGCGCAGGACTCGGCGCAGGAGGACTCAGCGCAGGACTCGGCGCAGGAGGACTCAGCGCGGGAGGTCTCGGCGCAGGACTCCGCTGACGCCGCGCGCTACGTGGAGATCGCACGCAGGCTGCGGGCGCTCGGCCCGCGCTCGGTGGTGGTCACGTTGGGCGCCAAGGGAGCGGTGACCTCCGACGAGAACGGAACGACGGTGATCGCCGCACCCGAGGTGCGGGCGGTGGACAGCACCGGCGCCGGTGACGCCTTCGCCGGTGCCCTCGCGGTGGGACTGGCGGCGGACCGGCCGCTGGCGGACGCGGCTGCCTTCGCGGCACGGGTCGCGGCGACCGCCGTGACGAGAGTGGGCGCGCAGCCCTCGTATCCGACGTCGAATGAGGTGATCTCGTGA
- a CDS encoding substrate-binding domain-containing protein has product MRGVYRTGTTVLAVAALGFAAGCGSADETNGGGGNGDAEFTIGLSVSTLNNPFFVDIQDGAQEAAAELGVDLIVQDAQNDPATQINHVDTFVTQGVDLIIINAVDSDQATPAAAAAANANIPVIALDRSITDAEVAQEIVSDNVQGGELAADALVEAGVDGDVVVIQGIPGSSASRDRGEGFGNGVEANSALNVVAEQPANFDRTEGMDVMENILQSNGDIAGVFAENDEMALGAIRALGDRAGEDVLVFGFDGTPDGLDAIVSGTLAGTIAQQPEEMGRQAVEQALELLDGGEIEPVIQVEVQAVTPQNVEQYTS; this is encoded by the coding sequence ATGCGAGGGGTATACAGGACGGGCACGACCGTCCTCGCCGTCGCCGCTCTCGGGTTCGCCGCAGGTTGCGGCAGCGCCGACGAGACCAACGGCGGAGGCGGCAACGGCGACGCGGAGTTCACCATCGGACTGTCGGTCTCCACGTTGAACAACCCGTTCTTCGTCGACATTCAGGACGGCGCACAGGAGGCGGCTGCCGAACTCGGCGTCGACCTCATCGTGCAGGACGCCCAGAACGACCCGGCGACCCAGATCAACCACGTCGACACCTTCGTCACTCAGGGCGTCGACCTGATCATCATCAACGCGGTCGACTCCGACCAGGCGACTCCGGCCGCCGCCGCAGCAGCCAACGCGAACATTCCGGTGATCGCGCTCGACCGGTCGATCACTGACGCCGAGGTGGCGCAGGAGATCGTCTCCGACAACGTCCAGGGCGGCGAGCTGGCTGCGGATGCGCTGGTGGAGGCGGGCGTCGACGGCGACGTCGTCGTGATCCAGGGCATCCCCGGCTCCTCGGCCAGCCGGGACCGCGGCGAGGGCTTCGGCAACGGCGTCGAGGCGAACTCCGCGCTGAATGTCGTCGCCGAGCAGCCCGCGAACTTCGACCGGACCGAGGGCATGGATGTGATGGAGAACATCCTGCAGTCCAACGGCGACATCGCGGGCGTGTTCGCGGAGAACGACGAGATGGCACTGGGCGCGATCCGGGCGCTCGGCGACCGGGCGGGCGAGGACGTGCTCGTCTTCGGCTTCGACGGCACGCCGGACGGGCTCGACGCGATCGTCTCCGGGACGCTGGCGGGCACCATCGCCCAGCAGCCGGAGGAGATGGGCCGTCAGGCGGTGGAGCAGGCCCTCGAGCTGCTCGACGGCGGCGAGATCGAGCCCGTCATCCAGGTCGAGGTTCAGGCGGTCACGCCGCAGAACGTCGAGCAGTACACCTCCTGA
- a CDS encoding ABC transporter permease has product MTSVEKTGRRSRGGFDMNKLLGENGALLGLIVLSVALWIMVPSFGSPQNLLNIGVQAAVVAVMAFGVTFVIISGGIDLSVGSVAALSAMVGAWSAADLGLPGGLALIVGLLTGVAAGLVNGLMVSFGKLPAFIATLAMLSIARGLTLVVSQGRPAATPDEISFFGSTIEAGPIQLPMPVLILVGMFLVTGFILTRTYSGRAMYAIGGNEEAARLSGISVRNQKLVVYALSGLFAAMAGMMLAGRLSSAGPQAAVGYELDAIAAVVIGGASLSGGIGRATGTLVGSLVLAVLRNGLNQLQVSPFWQQVVIGVVIALAVLVDTVRRRGK; this is encoded by the coding sequence ATGACCAGTGTCGAGAAGACCGGACGCCGTTCCCGAGGCGGTTTCGACATGAACAAGCTGCTCGGGGAGAACGGCGCCCTGCTGGGCCTCATCGTGCTCTCCGTGGCGCTGTGGATCATGGTGCCGAGCTTCGGCTCGCCGCAGAATCTCCTCAACATCGGCGTGCAGGCCGCCGTCGTCGCCGTGATGGCCTTCGGCGTCACGTTCGTGATCATCTCCGGCGGCATCGACCTGTCGGTGGGCAGCGTCGCGGCGCTGTCCGCGATGGTCGGAGCCTGGTCGGCCGCCGATCTCGGGCTGCCCGGCGGACTCGCCCTGATCGTGGGCCTGCTCACCGGCGTCGCGGCCGGACTCGTCAACGGGCTGATGGTGAGCTTCGGCAAGCTGCCCGCCTTCATCGCCACCCTCGCCATGCTGAGCATCGCCAGGGGCTTGACGCTGGTCGTCTCGCAGGGGAGGCCCGCCGCCACGCCGGACGAGATCAGCTTCTTCGGATCGACCATCGAAGCGGGGCCGATCCAGCTTCCGATGCCGGTCCTCATCCTGGTCGGGATGTTCCTCGTGACGGGGTTCATCCTCACCCGCACCTACTCGGGCCGGGCGATGTACGCGATCGGCGGCAACGAGGAGGCCGCGCGACTGTCCGGGATCAGCGTGCGCAACCAGAAGCTGGTGGTCTACGCCCTGTCCGGTCTGTTCGCGGCGATGGCGGGCATGATGCTCGCCGGCCGCCTGTCCTCGGCAGGCCCGCAGGCCGCCGTGGGATACGAACTCGATGCGATCGCCGCGGTCGTCATCGGCGGGGCTTCGCTGTCCGGCGGGATCGGACGGGCCACCGGGACTCTGGTGGGCTCGCTGGTGCTGGCCGTCCTGCGCAACGGCCTGAACCAGCTGCAGGTCTCGCCGTTCTGGCAGCAGGTCGTGATCGGTGTCGTGATCGCGCTGGCAGTACTGGTGGACACCGTCCGCAGACGCGGCAAGTGA
- a CDS encoding sugar ABC transporter ATP-binding protein, which yields MTSHDPMQHPAGRVLLEVRDISKRFTGALALDQVSLQVRAGEVHVLLGENGAGKSTLVKVLGGVHSPDRGQILVDGRPATIRSPRQARQHGIAVIHQELTLVPRLSVAENLFLGRAPRRLGMVDRARMLREAVPLLDRVGLRVDPSAPVDSLGIAQQQMVEIARALDEDATVLVLDEPTSALTGTETDRLLEIMDDLREQQVGLVFITHHLDEIQRIADRITVLRDGRGAGILPGRASIDEMVRTMVGRDIDDQFPRHRTRTGEPLLRVSGLTRKGVFSDIGFEVRAGEVVGISGLVGSGRTEVVRAVFGADPYDSGTVEVAGRVVRGGDISAAMRAGIGLVPEDRKGQGLVLNSSVGENMGLVTLRSATSGGLVDRRGQARRAAEMAGRLRVKHSDAGQTIRELSGGNQQKVAIGKWLLADPKVLMLDEPTRGIDVGAKVEIYELINQLTESGHAVLLVSSELPEVIGMSDRILVMAHGRITGELSTDGVTQEQVMALAVAAREEEDLAS from the coding sequence ATGACCTCGCACGACCCCATGCAGCACCCGGCAGGCCGAGTCCTGCTCGAAGTGCGCGACATCAGCAAGCGGTTCACCGGAGCGCTGGCGCTGGACCAGGTGAGCCTCCAGGTGCGTGCCGGTGAGGTGCACGTCCTGCTCGGTGAGAACGGCGCGGGCAAGAGCACCCTCGTCAAGGTCCTCGGCGGAGTGCACAGCCCGGATCGCGGCCAGATCCTCGTCGACGGCAGACCGGCGACGATCCGTTCGCCTCGACAGGCGCGCCAGCACGGCATCGCCGTCATCCACCAGGAGTTGACCCTGGTGCCCCGGCTCTCGGTCGCGGAGAACCTCTTCCTCGGCCGGGCGCCGCGACGGCTGGGTATGGTCGATCGAGCCAGGATGCTGCGGGAGGCGGTCCCGCTTCTCGACCGGGTCGGCCTGCGGGTCGATCCCAGCGCTCCGGTCGACTCCTTGGGCATCGCCCAGCAGCAGATGGTGGAGATCGCCAGGGCGCTGGACGAGGACGCGACGGTGCTGGTGCTCGACGAGCCGACCTCGGCGCTCACCGGGACCGAGACCGATCGGTTGTTGGAGATCATGGACGACCTGCGGGAACAGCAGGTCGGACTGGTCTTCATCACCCATCACCTCGACGAGATCCAGCGCATCGCGGATCGGATCACGGTGCTGCGGGACGGACGAGGCGCGGGCATTCTGCCCGGCCGCGCCTCGATCGACGAGATGGTGCGCACCATGGTCGGCCGTGACATCGACGACCAGTTCCCGAGGCATCGCACCAGGACGGGCGAGCCGCTGTTGCGCGTGTCCGGACTGACCCGTAAGGGCGTCTTCTCCGACATCGGCTTCGAGGTCCGCGCGGGCGAGGTGGTCGGCATCTCCGGCCTCGTCGGCTCCGGTCGCACCGAGGTGGTGCGGGCCGTGTTCGGCGCCGACCCCTACGACTCGGGAACGGTCGAGGTCGCGGGCCGCGTCGTGCGCGGCGGCGACATCTCCGCCGCGATGCGCGCGGGGATCGGCCTGGTCCCGGAGGATCGCAAGGGACAAGGGCTGGTGCTGAACTCCTCGGTCGGGGAGAACATGGGCCTGGTGACGCTGCGGTCCGCCACATCCGGCGGACTCGTGGATCGCCGAGGCCAGGCGCGCCGGGCGGCGGAGATGGCAGGCAGGCTGCGCGTCAAGCACTCCGACGCGGGCCAGACCATCCGCGAGCTCTCCGGCGGCAACCAGCAGAAGGTCGCCATCGGCAAATGGCTGCTGGCCGACCCCAAGGTGCTGATGCTCGACGAGCCGACCAGGGGAATCGACGTCGGCGCCAAGGTCGAGATCTACGAACTCATCAATCAGCTCACCGAGTCTGGCCATGCGGTCCTGCTGGTCTCCAGCGAACTGCCCGAGGTCATCGGCATGAGTGACCGGATTCTCGTGATGGCGCATGGACGCATCACGGGCGAGCTGTCCACCGACGGCGTCACCCAGGAACAGGTGATGGCGCTCGCGGTGGCGGCCAGGGAAGAGGAGGACCTGGCGTCATGA
- a CDS encoding LacI family DNA-binding transcriptional regulator yields the protein MSSLATWNGECAVATMKDVAQAAGVSTATVSRVLNGHPAPTEQTRERVLAAIDALGYRPNTLARSLRLHTTHTLGLVISDLTNPFFAEVARAVENEAREHDYSVIVGNANESVEQQRRYVHTLLDRQVDGLLVCPATDEGSWLGEAAETGVPLVLLDRRIAGSVKVPVVRVDGTAALECLAAHLVELGHRRIGVIAGPAEASTGRERLDAFAAALGSRGAPLAERMVVYGDFQQQSGATAARTLMSGANRPTALVAMDNLMGLGALEQLRAMGFSVPGDVGLAVYDDLPWFSLLEPAITAIAQPTDDLGRAAVRALLDLIGQGNAENVVLNAELVIRSSCGERAESGRGEGV from the coding sequence TTGAGTTCGTTGGCGACGTGGAACGGGGAGTGCGCGGTGGCCACCATGAAGGACGTGGCGCAGGCGGCGGGCGTGTCCACCGCCACCGTGTCGCGCGTCCTCAACGGGCATCCCGCCCCCACCGAGCAGACCCGTGAGCGGGTCCTCGCCGCGATCGACGCGCTCGGCTACCGGCCCAACACCCTGGCCCGTTCTCTGCGGCTGCACACGACCCACACCCTCGGACTGGTCATCTCCGACCTGACCAATCCGTTCTTCGCCGAGGTCGCCCGCGCCGTCGAGAACGAGGCCAGGGAACACGACTACTCCGTCATCGTCGGCAACGCCAACGAGAGCGTCGAGCAGCAGCGGCGATACGTCCACACCCTGCTCGACCGGCAGGTGGACGGCCTGCTGGTGTGCCCGGCGACCGACGAGGGCAGCTGGCTGGGCGAGGCGGCGGAGACCGGAGTCCCGCTGGTGCTCCTCGACCGACGGATAGCGGGCTCGGTCAAGGTCCCCGTGGTGCGCGTCGACGGCACGGCGGCGTTGGAGTGCCTTGCCGCGCACCTGGTCGAGTTAGGGCACCGCCGCATCGGCGTGATCGCAGGCCCCGCCGAGGCCAGCACCGGCCGGGAACGGCTGGATGCGTTCGCCGCGGCGCTGGGCTCCCGAGGCGCACCGCTCGCCGAGCGGATGGTCGTCTACGGCGACTTCCAACAGCAGAGCGGCGCCACTGCGGCCCGGACCCTGATGTCCGGAGCGAACCGGCCGACGGCGCTGGTGGCGATGGACAACCTGATGGGACTCGGTGCGCTGGAACAGCTTCGCGCCATGGGCTTCTCGGTGCCCGGTGACGTCGGGCTGGCCGTGTACGACGATCTGCCCTGGTTCTCGCTGCTCGAACCGGCGATCACCGCCATCGCCCAGCCCACCGACGACCTCGGGCGTGCGGCGGTTCGAGCCCTGCTCGACCTCATCGGGCAGGGCAACGCGGAGAACGTGGTGCTGAACGCGGAACTGGTCATCCGCAGTTCCTGCGGAGAACGGGCCGAATCCGGCCGAGGAGAAGGTGTATGA
- a CDS encoding glutaredoxin family protein codes for MSEVVFYARPGCPFCTMLRADLQRRGLPFRERDIWKDPEAAAAVRAAAGGNETVPTVNVGSRWMVNPPAEDVLAAVAEQAPELLPKG; via the coding sequence ATGAGTGAAGTCGTCTTCTACGCTCGGCCTGGTTGTCCGTTCTGCACGATGCTGCGGGCCGATCTGCAACGTCGGGGCCTGCCCTTCCGCGAGCGAGACATCTGGAAGGACCCGGAGGCCGCCGCTGCGGTCCGGGCGGCGGCAGGGGGGAACGAGACCGTTCCCACGGTGAACGTCGGTTCCCGCTGGATGGTCAACCCGCCTGCCGAGGACGTGCTGGCGGCGGTGGCCGAGCAGGCGCCGGAGCTGTTGCCGAAGGGATAG
- a CDS encoding MMPL family transporter has translation MFARWGAAVHRARWTVLISTLVLTILGGFWGIGVFDRLTQGGYDDPNSEAAAAAEVAAGAMEGQAGDVVVMYRASEGQSLDDPELAAAVTENLAALPAEQVESAISYWHTGMPEFVSDDGTVGLAVIGLVGDGDDEKLTAYDEIADDLIIDGVSTQVAGGVVAEHAIGHRAEQDLIAAEIVSLPIVLILLVVIFGGLVAASLPVVVGGLAVFGALGLLHLIALFTTVNVFAVNVASMLGLGLAIDYGLFVVGRFREEMDSGRDPASAVRRSVATAGRTVAFSAVLLIIALSGLMLFPQEFLRSLAYGGMSAVGLAALLSLTVLPALLGLLGHRVDKLSLPWLRRRRQRATGEGWRRLADGVMKRPGLIALPIIAGLVLLGSPFLSAQFGMPDERVLPADDPARIATEALKADFPEMGGDGIQIVLQGDGTPPDEAALGGYLAEVDQLAGVDSVAPTGGADDVVVLEAQVDGDPFGDVANQTVRDIRALDAPADTEVLVGGVTAANLDSLDATAEMLPWMAVLLVGATLILIFLAFGSVLLPIKAVILSFLSLSATFGALTWLFVDGHGSGLLGVTPMPMEAGIIVLIAAIVFGLSTDYEVFLLSRMVEARAGGATTEEAVRTGLVRTGRVISAAALLLVVVTGAFAFSGIQMMRFIGVGMIIALILDATIVRMLLVPAVMKLFGDAIWWAPGPLRRLQERVGLSEVEKPESGSDSTPPESESGSDSTPPESEGEAQERAAVAAGGNKSTERGSSTP, from the coding sequence GTGTTCGCCAGATGGGGGGCCGCGGTACACCGTGCTCGGTGGACCGTGCTCATCTCAACGCTCGTGCTCACGATCCTCGGCGGCTTCTGGGGCATCGGCGTCTTCGACCGCCTCACCCAGGGCGGCTACGACGATCCCAACAGTGAGGCCGCCGCCGCCGCGGAGGTCGCCGCAGGCGCCATGGAGGGCCAGGCGGGCGACGTCGTGGTGATGTACCGCGCCTCGGAGGGTCAGTCGCTGGACGACCCCGAGCTGGCGGCCGCGGTCACCGAGAACCTCGCGGCCCTGCCTGCGGAGCAGGTCGAGAGCGCCATCTCGTACTGGCACACGGGAATGCCGGAGTTCGTCTCGGACGACGGCACCGTGGGACTCGCGGTGATCGGGCTGGTGGGCGACGGCGACGACGAGAAGCTGACCGCCTACGACGAGATCGCGGACGACCTGATCATCGACGGCGTCTCGACGCAGGTCGCGGGCGGTGTCGTCGCCGAGCACGCCATCGGTCACCGTGCCGAGCAGGACCTCATCGCGGCCGAGATCGTGTCGCTGCCGATCGTGCTCATCCTGCTGGTGGTCATCTTCGGCGGACTGGTCGCCGCATCGCTGCCCGTGGTGGTCGGCGGGCTCGCCGTCTTCGGCGCCCTGGGGCTGCTGCACCTGATCGCCCTGTTCACCACGGTGAACGTCTTCGCGGTGAACGTCGCCAGCATGCTCGGGCTCGGGTTGGCGATCGACTACGGACTCTTCGTGGTGGGCCGCTTCCGCGAGGAGATGGACTCGGGTCGCGACCCCGCCTCCGCAGTGCGGCGCAGTGTCGCCACGGCGGGCCGGACCGTCGCTTTCTCCGCCGTGCTGCTGATCATCGCGCTGTCCGGGCTGATGCTGTTCCCGCAGGAGTTCCTGCGCTCGCTGGCCTACGGCGGGATGAGCGCGGTCGGCCTGGCCGCGCTGCTGTCGCTCACCGTGCTGCCCGCGCTGCTCGGCCTGCTCGGCCACCGGGTGGACAAGCTGTCCCTGCCCTGGCTGCGTCGTCGTCGGCAGCGGGCGACCGGCGAGGGCTGGCGACGGCTGGCCGACGGCGTGATGAAGCGGCCCGGCCTGATCGCGCTGCCGATCATCGCGGGACTGGTACTGCTTGGCTCCCCCTTCCTCAGCGCCCAGTTCGGCATGCCGGATGAACGGGTACTGCCCGCCGACGATCCCGCTCGCATCGCGACCGAGGCGTTGAAGGCCGACTTCCCGGAGATGGGCGGCGACGGCATCCAGATCGTGCTCCAGGGTGACGGCACCCCGCCGGACGAGGCCGCCCTCGGTGGTTACCTCGCCGAGGTGGACCAGCTGGCAGGCGTCGACTCCGTCGCGCCGACCGGCGGGGCGGACGACGTGGTCGTCCTGGAGGCACAGGTCGACGGTGATCCGTTCGGCGACGTCGCCAACCAGACCGTTCGAGACATCCGGGCACTGGACGCACCGGCGGACACCGAGGTGCTCGTCGGCGGAGTCACTGCAGCCAACCTGGACAGTCTCGACGCGACGGCCGAGATGCTGCCGTGGATGGCGGTGCTGCTGGTCGGGGCCACCCTGATCCTGATCTTCCTCGCCTTCGGCTCCGTGCTGCTGCCGATCAAGGCGGTGATCCTGAGCTTCCTCAGCCTCTCCGCGACCTTCGGCGCGCTGACCTGGCTGTTCGTCGACGGGCACGGTTCAGGGCTGTTGGGCGTGACGCCGATGCCGATGGAGGCGGGGATCATCGTCCTGATCGCCGCGATCGTGTTCGGCCTCTCCACCGACTACGAGGTCTTCCTGCTCTCCCGGATGGTGGAGGCGCGGGCGGGCGGCGCCACGACCGAGGAGGCGGTGCGCACCGGACTCGTGCGGACCGGCCGGGTCATCAGCGCCGCCGCGCTGCTGCTGGTCGTGGTGACGGGCGCGTTCGCCTTCTCCGGCATCCAGATGATGCGGTTCATCGGCGTCGGCATGATCATCGCGCTGATCCTGGACGCGACGATCGTCCGGATGCTCCTCGTGCCTGCGGTGATGAAGCTCTTCGGCGACGCGATCTGGTGGGCGCCCGGTCCGCTGCGCAGGCTGCAGGAGCGGGTCGGCCTCTCCGAGGTGGAGAAGCCGGAGTCGGGGTCCGATTCGACTCCTCCCGAGTCGGAGTCGGGGTCCGATTCGACTCCTCCCGAGTCGGAGGGGGAAGCCCAGGAGCGAGCGGCGGTGGCCGCCGGTGGGAATAAGTCGACGGAGCGAGGATCCTCGACGCCATGA
- a CDS encoding TetR/AcrR family transcriptional regulator, with product MTEITRRERLRAATELEIREHARQLLVEQGQHAVTLRAIARELGVTAPALYRYYDSREDLLRHVGDDICMRLAAELTGATAELDQADLPGRVFTVCRRLRTWALDHPNEFELVFASRDVRERPGRDGPLPDRFGQIFLALLGDILAKDTPMPQAEAFPPDLEADLVAARDALVASMSSLDIILPPQLLQLEALHSLLRWWVRVYGHIALEVFGRFPFDVRNAERLYEAMLAELAEDTGVCGH from the coding sequence ATGACAGAGATCACGCGCCGAGAACGGCTACGGGCTGCCACTGAGTTGGAGATCCGCGAACACGCAAGGCAGCTCCTTGTTGAACAGGGGCAACACGCGGTCACTCTCCGTGCAATAGCCCGAGAACTCGGCGTGACCGCTCCCGCGCTATACCGGTATTACGACTCGCGCGAGGACCTACTGCGTCACGTCGGCGACGACATCTGCATGCGACTGGCGGCGGAGCTGACCGGCGCGACGGCCGAACTCGATCAGGCGGACCTGCCGGGCAGGGTGTTCACCGTCTGCAGGCGGCTGCGCACCTGGGCGCTGGACCATCCGAACGAGTTCGAACTCGTCTTCGCATCGCGTGACGTCCGGGAACGCCCGGGCCGGGACGGCCCGCTCCCGGACCGCTTCGGGCAGATCTTCCTCGCGCTGCTCGGCGACATCCTCGCCAAGGACACGCCGATGCCGCAGGCCGAGGCCTTCCCGCCCGACCTGGAGGCCGATCTGGTCGCCGCCCGCGATGCCCTGGTCGCCAGCATGTCCTCGCTCGACATCATCCTGCCGCCGCAGCTGCTCCAGCTGGAGGCTCTGCACTCGCTGCTGCGCTGGTGGGTGCGGGTGTACGGACACATCGCCCTGGAGGTGTTCGGCCGGTTCCCCTTCGACGTGCGCAACGCCGAGCGGCTGTACGAGGCGATGCTGGCCGAGCTCGCCGAGGACACGGGCGTCTGCGGGCACTGA
- a CDS encoding helix-hairpin-helix domain-containing protein translates to MATPDAPEPTEFPQRIGKTARRVLALNGYTRYAQLTGVTRAELLRLHGIGPKGIRILDEELTLRGLAFAD, encoded by the coding sequence ATGGCGACGCCGGACGCCCCCGAGCCGACCGAGTTCCCCCAGCGGATCGGCAAGACCGCGCGTCGCGTCTTGGCGCTGAACGGCTACACCCGCTATGCGCAGCTGACCGGCGTGACGCGGGCGGAACTGCTCAGACTCCACGGCATCGGCCCCAAGGGAATCCGAATCCTGGACGAGGAGCTGACCCTGCGAGGTCTCGCGTTCGCCGACTAG